A genomic window from Methanobrevibacter sp. includes:
- a CDS encoding transcriptional regulator, which produces MKPPCEIVVWYVIPAIRSELAKELLNLGMRQKDVSELMDITQPAVSQYITDKRGSGIKLEDSVRKMIQDFARQLSEGEATKADLISRTCQICHHVKVEDVLEQLNIDKSHLGEDCQACLGSEVN; this is translated from the coding sequence ATGAAACCGCCTTGTGAAATTGTAGTTTGGTATGTAATACCAGCTATTAGGTCAGAATTAGCAAAAGAACTTTTAAACTTGGGTATGAGACAAAAAGATGTTTCAGAACTTATGGATATTACCCAACCGGCTGTATCACAATATATTACTGACAAAAGAGGTAGTGGAATCAAGCTTGAAGACAGTGTAAGAAAAATGATTCAAGATTTTGCACGTCAATTATCTGAAGGTGAAGCTACTAAAGCTGATTTAATTTCAAGAACATGTCAAATATGTCATCATGTTAAAGTGGAAGATGTATTGGAACAGCTTAATATTGATAAATCTCACTTGGGTGAAGATTGTCAAGCCTGTTTAGGTTCTGAAGTAAATTAA